GGAACGTGCCGCCGCGCTTACCGGCTATCGAGAGTTCAGGACCGATCGTGGGCACGACAAGCTGACTGTTCACCCATAGCCAACTAAAGGCGCGCGCAAATAAAATCGACCAGTTGCCGTCTGTTTTTTGATACCAGCAGCGCAATTTCAGCACCCAGGCGCACCGTTCGCACAGGCTGTCCGATTCTTGAGAGCGAGCAAAGGCGTGGGCAGTGAACGTCTCGGGAACTTGAGAACGCGGGTGTGGCGCAGGACGGCGCGCGCACAAGTAGCACTCGGCACTAGGCATCGCTGACTATCTCCAGTCGCTGGGTTGAATCAACCGGCCGGTGGTCATTGGCTACAGATAACAGCACCAAATCGCTTTCCAGCGCGTGCACACTGTGCGGTGCTTCCCCCGGCACGTAATAGCAATCATGCTGAGCGAGGTGATACTCTTTACCGCAAAAATTCAGCACCCCGTCGCCTGCAAGCACGTACAGGATGTGCGCTCCAGGGTGGGTATGTGCGGCTGTTTGGCCGAAAGGCCCAAAGCAGATCAGGTCCGCCGCAAATTTGCCTTCTCCCACCAGCGG
This window of the Gloeobacter morelensis MG652769 genome carries:
- a CDS encoding cupin domain-containing protein, translating into MDSKFELKKINWTRCRFSSEGGYQSMSASDGWGLPLVGEGKFAADLICFGPFGQTAAHTHPGAHILYVLAGDGVLNFCGKEYHLAQHDCYYVPGEAPHSVHALESDLVLLSVANDHRPVDSTQRLEIVSDA